The Psychrobium sp. MM17-31 genome window below encodes:
- a CDS encoding lipoprotein-releasing ABC transporter permease subunit: MNNERNLPLAFGLSSAIGLRFLTAKSANRFISFISMTAMFGIAIGISVLLVIMSAMNGFEQQLRDRLLSVVPHGEIIAVNQPIPNWQQVVNDLKHIPGVIDGAPVIAVKGLVLQGNDLSGISLDGVLPDQEAKVMDSASYVTPGAWLQLTSGSRHIILGQGLIDKFAFEIGDSVSIMIPQKGEQGRLSAPTVANFTLVGSFKFGGQLDALQAYIHLDDARELANISNGVLGIRFKFSDIFNATETVRDIGRNVKSYVYLSDWTRTQGHLYNDIKLVQMITYIVLVLVIAVASFNIVSTLVMAVNDKESEIAILLTMGLSSAQVKKIFIVQGMINAALGCLLGGVLGTILSVNLPEIVQFLESVFDIQVLSGDIYFIDSLPAQFEISDLLVLVGATLTISFLATLYPATSAAKIKPAMVLGQ, translated from the coding sequence ATGAATAACGAGCGTAATTTACCACTGGCATTTGGTTTAAGCAGCGCAATTGGACTTCGTTTTTTAACCGCTAAATCTGCTAACCGATTTATTTCATTTATCTCGATGACGGCGATGTTTGGCATAGCTATCGGAATAAGCGTGCTACTAGTCATTATGTCGGCTATGAACGGTTTCGAACAACAGCTTCGCGATCGTTTATTATCTGTTGTCCCGCATGGCGAAATAATCGCTGTAAATCAGCCAATTCCCAACTGGCAGCAGGTTGTTAACGATCTAAAACACATTCCCGGTGTTATTGACGGTGCACCTGTCATCGCAGTTAAAGGGCTTGTATTGCAGGGGAACGATCTTTCAGGAATTTCTCTTGATGGCGTTTTGCCCGATCAAGAAGCAAAGGTGATGGATAGTGCGAGTTATGTGACGCCAGGAGCTTGGCTGCAATTAACCAGCGGTAGTCGGCATATCATTCTCGGCCAAGGCTTAATCGATAAGTTCGCTTTCGAAATTGGCGATAGCGTCTCTATCATGATCCCACAAAAGGGAGAGCAGGGGCGTTTATCTGCGCCTACGGTCGCTAATTTTACGCTGGTAGGGAGTTTTAAGTTCGGCGGGCAACTTGACGCATTGCAGGCTTACATTCATTTAGATGATGCTAGAGAGCTGGCTAATATCAGTAACGGTGTATTGGGGATCCGCTTCAAATTTAGTGACATTTTTAATGCGACTGAAACCGTTAGAGATATTGGTCGTAATGTTAAAAGCTATGTCTATTTAAGCGATTGGACCCGCACCCAGGGACATCTTTATAACGACATTAAATTAGTCCAAATGATCACTTATATCGTATTAGTGCTAGTTATTGCCGTGGCTAGTTTTAATATCGTTTCTACCTTAGTAATGGCGGTAAACGATAAAGAGAGTGAAATTGCTATCTTGCTAACAATGGGATTATCGAGCGCGCAGGTAAAAAAGATCTTTATTGTGCAAGGCATGATTAACGCTGCTTTAGGTTGTTTATTAGGCGGCGTGCTAGGAACAATACTCAGTGTCAACCTGCCAGAAATCGTGCAGTTTTTAGAATCTGTATTTGATATTCAAGTACTCTCTGGCGATATTTATTTTATAGATTCTCTGCCGGCGCAATTTGAAATTAGTGATCTGTTGGTATTAGTGGGCGCAACATTGACGATAAGCTTCTTGGCGACTTTGTATCCAGCGACGAGCGCAGCGAAGATAAAGCCAGCGATGGTGTTAGGGCAGTAA
- the lolD gene encoding lipoprotein-releasing ABC transporter ATP-binding protein LolD: protein MNNSLLTCKGISKTYQDGENQVKVLSELDLNLNSHELLAITGRSGSGKSTLLHLLGTLDEPSSGEVLFKGQNIHQLSKGKQADFRNNELGFIYQFHHLLAEFSALENVMMPLLIAGGSKSAARASALAMIDSVGLCERAHHKPSQLSGGERQRIAIARALVNKPSLVLADEPTGNLDSENALAIFELLKSLRDQQGTSFVVVTHDNDLASRLDRVVNLTSGHLAKADSVNE, encoded by the coding sequence ATGAATAACTCATTATTAACCTGTAAAGGCATTTCAAAAACTTACCAAGATGGTGAGAATCAGGTAAAGGTGTTGTCTGAATTAGATCTCAATCTAAATTCTCATGAGTTATTAGCAATTACCGGACGTTCTGGTTCAGGAAAATCAACCTTGTTGCATCTCCTTGGTACGCTTGATGAGCCGAGTAGTGGTGAAGTGCTGTTTAAAGGCCAGAATATTCATCAGCTGAGTAAAGGCAAACAAGCTGATTTTCGAAACAACGAACTTGGCTTCATCTACCAATTTCATCATTTACTAGCTGAGTTTAGTGCGTTGGAAAATGTCATGATGCCGCTGTTAATTGCCGGCGGATCTAAGTCAGCGGCGCGTGCAAGTGCACTGGCGATGATTGATTCAGTCGGCCTTTGTGAACGAGCGCATCACAAGCCAAGTCAACTGTCTGGTGGAGAGCGACAACGGATTGCTATCGCGCGCGCGTTGGTGAATAAGCCGTCATTGGTATTAGCCGATGAGCCAACAGGCAACTTAGACAGTGAAAATGCACTGGCTATCTTTGAGTTGTTAAAATCCCTACGTGATCAACAAGGTACGAGCTTTGTTGTGGTGACTCATGACAATGATTTGGCAAGCAGATTAGATCGCGTGGTGAATCTAACTAGTGGTCATTTAGCTAAGGCGGATAGCGTCAATGAATAA
- a CDS encoding lipoprotein-releasing ABC transporter permease subunit → MNLTPYLIAWRFARARGGSRFLNFITLFSIGGILLGVAALIIVLSVMNGFESQLKDRILGAVPHIVIKDVPKEQISLLKLPSQVIEVTPLSMSQAMIQGDSELSAVMLQGIDPNQDSKVNLLASNMRYGAFDSLESGKYRIILGRILARQLNVTVGDKIRVISAQKSVFTPFGRMPSQRNFTISGVFEMQSQADSSIALVHIDDAKRLLRQRTADVSDYRLFLSNAFDDAPVSSKLAQNIELEKISTWREQYGELFSAVRMEKNMLWMMLSLIIAVAAFNIISALVILVTEKQTDIAILSTLGLSRTRIAMIFIAQGTLNGFVGTVLGTIIGLLLTFNLNDILHALNLNIVANPIDPTGGLPIVVDFQQVAILVVATVVVTLVSTLYPSYKAGAVEPAKALKHE, encoded by the coding sequence TTGAATCTTACACCATATTTGATTGCATGGCGCTTCGCGAGAGCACGCGGCGGTAGCAGGTTTCTTAATTTCATTACGCTGTTTTCAATTGGCGGTATTTTGTTAGGCGTTGCTGCGCTTATTATTGTGCTGTCGGTAATGAACGGCTTTGAAAGTCAGTTAAAAGATCGCATTCTAGGCGCTGTGCCGCACATTGTGATTAAAGACGTGCCCAAAGAGCAGATTAGTTTACTAAAGCTGCCATCTCAGGTTATTGAGGTGACGCCATTGTCAATGTCTCAGGCAATGATCCAAGGTGACAGTGAACTTAGCGCAGTGATGTTACAAGGCATCGACCCTAATCAAGATAGCAAGGTTAACCTACTCGCCAGCAACATGCGTTATGGCGCCTTTGATAGCTTAGAAAGTGGCAAGTATCGAATAATTTTGGGACGGATCCTCGCTCGTCAGCTCAATGTTACTGTTGGCGATAAAATACGGGTTATTTCAGCGCAAAAAAGCGTTTTCACGCCGTTTGGCCGTATGCCGAGCCAGCGCAATTTTACCATTAGCGGTGTATTTGAGATGCAGTCACAAGCAGATTCTTCGATAGCATTGGTGCATATTGATGATGCTAAACGTTTGCTGCGTCAACGGACAGCTGATGTATCTGATTATCGATTGTTCCTATCAAATGCTTTCGATGACGCGCCAGTGAGCAGTAAGTTAGCGCAAAATATCGAGCTTGAGAAAATTTCAACGTGGCGCGAGCAATACGGTGAACTCTTTAGCGCCGTGCGTATGGAAAAGAATATGCTGTGGATGATGCTGAGTTTAATTATTGCGGTTGCCGCCTTTAATATCATTTCAGCGCTGGTGATTTTAGTGACTGAAAAACAAACCGATATAGCGATTCTTTCCACGCTTGGTTTATCGCGCACTCGCATTGCCATGATATTTATTGCTCAGGGGACACTCAACGGTTTTGTAGGTACGGTATTGGGCACCATCATTGGATTATTATTAACCTTTAATCTCAATGATATTCTCCATGCACTAAATCTAAATATCGTTGCCAATCCAATTGACCCGACTGGCGGATTACCAATCGTGGTAGATTTTCAGCAAGTTGCAATTTTAGTCGTTGCTACTGTGGTTGTGACCTTAGTGTCCACCTTGTATCCTTCATATAAAGCTGGCGCAGTTGAGCCCGCTAAGGCATTGAAACATGAATAA
- a CDS encoding PilZ domain-containing protein — translation MDNQQQFFSISHPFELSVTVLGKSAQVPNDEAFIANMPTSFKLASQISQLDRHTIKPLRSLGEQASELSDFLALQSKKIDLMMSYILTLDEGSKARNRGTSFGGSNITFINDSALENECLLELKLFIEECNSAIYAFGKVIESSPCDDGYTINVEFVKIDEEDQEQLVRNSLHIQTIQLKERSNARKPESGE, via the coding sequence GTGGATAATCAACAGCAATTTTTTTCAATTAGCCATCCCTTTGAACTGAGTGTTACTGTACTTGGCAAATCGGCACAGGTTCCCAACGACGAAGCCTTTATCGCGAACATGCCAACGTCCTTTAAATTGGCGTCACAAATTAGTCAGCTTGACCGCCACACCATCAAGCCACTAAGAAGTTTAGGAGAACAAGCCTCAGAGCTTTCCGATTTTTTGGCCTTGCAGTCAAAAAAAATCGATCTCATGATGAGCTATATCCTCACCCTTGACGAAGGCAGCAAAGCCCGAAACCGCGGCACTAGCTTCGGCGGCAGCAATATTACCTTTATTAACGATTCAGCGCTTGAGAATGAGTGTTTATTAGAGCTAAAACTTTTTATCGAAGAATGTAACAGCGCAATTTACGCCTTTGGTAAGGTTATCGAAAGTTCGCCGTGTGATGACGGTTATACGATCAATGTTGAATTTGTAAAAATCGATGAAGAAGATCAAGAGCAACTGGTTCGCAATTCCCTCCACATTCAAACCATTCAACTAAAAGAGCGTAGCAACGCCCGCAAACCAGAATCTGGGGAATAA
- the mfd gene encoding transcription-repair coupling factor translates to MSLIRQFITTLPDLTKATNQKIHIGNLKGSALPLTLVETAKQQASLTVVLCSDTATALKLETELTFVAQEHNLPVMLFPDWETLPYDNFSPHQDIISQRLETLYHLPNMDHGIVLLPIATAMAKLSPSEFINGHTLLLKTDEERDPNKLKQALDTAGYENVHQVLAHGEYSQRGSILDIFPMGSNKPYRIDFIDHDIDSIAFFDPESQRSKERVSEIRILPAKEFPTHQMAVELFRSNWRERFDASNAADSIYQQVTKQIWPAGVEYYLPLFFSQCATLFDYLPDDATLFTVGDINESANEFFEDVKHRYEERRYDRARPILEPHDLFCRVDEFFAQLNNFNRIALSEEEAKSQQGHYNLACREISDISVDHKQDAPTAKLIDFLNQDKARKTVFCVESLGRAQALLELLQKDNLAPVECNELGEALKHPLSVLVAPLESSALLIDDNIALICENELFGIQVSQRRRREKAQTISSEAIVRSLAELSIGQPVVHYDHGVGRYQGLTYIENGGINTEYVTLEYANEAKLYVPVSSLNLISRYSGSSEESAPLHSLGSDKWTKAKRKAAEKIRDVAAELLEVYAQRASRKGYQFNVNFDDYNQFAADFPFEETVDQQNAILHVVNDMQKKKPMDRLVCGDVGFGKTEVAMRAAFVAVNDGKQVAVLVPTTLLAQQHFENFRDRFAKHAIRVEQLSRFRSAKQQKQAIEDVESGKVDIVIGTHKLIQGDINFHDLGLLIVDEEHRFGVRQKEKITSLRANIDILTMTATPIPRTLNMAMSGMRDLSIIATPPSRRLSVNTFVRPYDAALVKEAVRREILRGGQVYFLHNDVDKIEDMAQDLEALLPEARIGIAHGQMAERELEKVMSDFYHQRYNLLLCSTIIETGIDVPSANTIIINRADKFGLAQLHQLRGRVGRSHHQAYAYMLTPPPKQLTRDAQKRLEAIENLTDLGAGFVLATHDLEIRGAGELLGDDQSGQIQTIGFSLYMEMLDSATEALKRGDQPKLDNLLPQGGDVDLKISALLPEDYIFDVNTRLSLYKRIANCEDDKALDSMQVELIDRFGLLPDAAKNLFTVSLIKLRIAALGIKRLEVGLNGGQLVFGENTIIDLGYLMSLLQTQPAIYKLDGPTKLKFAIKTENAADRLNLVNAMLTEFERNTTEK, encoded by the coding sequence ATGTCTTTGATTCGCCAATTTATCACTACGCTTCCCGATCTTACTAAGGCTACCAACCAAAAAATCCACATTGGAAACCTTAAAGGCAGCGCCCTGCCGCTGACCTTGGTGGAAACCGCTAAACAACAAGCTTCGTTAACTGTGGTTTTGTGTAGCGATACAGCAACGGCGCTCAAACTTGAAACCGAATTAACCTTCGTCGCGCAAGAACACAATTTACCAGTGATGTTGTTTCCAGATTGGGAAACCTTACCGTACGATAATTTCTCACCGCATCAAGACATCATCTCGCAGCGCCTAGAAACGTTATATCATCTGCCAAATATGGATCACGGGATCGTATTACTACCGATAGCTACCGCCATGGCAAAGCTAAGCCCTAGCGAGTTTATTAATGGCCATACGCTATTATTAAAAACCGACGAAGAGCGCGATCCTAATAAACTAAAACAAGCGTTAGATACTGCTGGTTATGAGAACGTTCATCAAGTGCTGGCCCATGGTGAGTACAGCCAACGAGGCTCGATCTTAGATATCTTCCCTATGGGCAGTAACAAGCCATATCGCATCGATTTCATTGACCACGATATCGATTCAATTGCCTTTTTCGATCCTGAGTCACAGCGCTCGAAAGAGCGCGTCAGTGAAATTCGTATTTTACCTGCGAAAGAATTCCCAACTCATCAAATGGCAGTGGAACTGTTTCGCAGTAATTGGCGCGAGCGCTTTGATGCATCAAACGCCGCCGACTCAATCTACCAACAAGTAACAAAGCAGATCTGGCCAGCGGGTGTTGAGTATTATTTGCCGCTGTTCTTTAGCCAATGCGCCACCTTGTTTGATTATCTTCCTGACGACGCGACCTTGTTTACCGTTGGTGATATTAACGAAAGTGCCAATGAATTCTTTGAAGATGTTAAGCACCGTTATGAGGAGCGCCGCTACGATCGAGCGCGCCCTATTCTCGAGCCGCATGATTTATTCTGTCGTGTTGACGAGTTTTTTGCCCAGCTCAATAACTTCAATCGCATAGCGCTGTCTGAGGAAGAAGCCAAATCCCAACAAGGTCATTACAATTTAGCGTGCCGGGAGATATCAGATATTAGCGTCGATCACAAACAAGACGCGCCAACTGCAAAACTGATAGATTTTCTAAATCAAGACAAAGCACGTAAAACCGTATTCTGCGTCGAATCCCTTGGTCGGGCACAGGCGTTATTGGAATTACTGCAAAAAGACAATCTTGCGCCAGTTGAATGTAATGAGCTAGGCGAAGCGTTAAAGCATCCCCTGAGCGTACTAGTTGCGCCATTGGAGAGCAGCGCACTATTAATCGACGATAACATCGCGCTAATTTGTGAAAATGAACTCTTTGGCATTCAAGTATCTCAGCGCAGACGCCGTGAAAAAGCACAAACCATATCCAGCGAAGCTATTGTTCGAAGTCTGGCGGAGTTATCAATCGGCCAACCTGTCGTTCATTACGATCACGGTGTTGGACGCTATCAAGGCCTTACCTACATTGAAAATGGCGGCATCAATACCGAATACGTGACACTTGAGTACGCCAATGAAGCGAAACTTTATGTGCCTGTTTCATCACTCAACCTAATTTCTCGCTACAGCGGTTCAAGCGAGGAAAGCGCGCCGCTCCATAGTCTTGGTAGTGATAAATGGACCAAAGCTAAACGCAAAGCCGCAGAGAAAATTCGTGATGTGGCGGCAGAGCTTCTTGAAGTCTACGCCCAGAGAGCCTCACGCAAAGGCTATCAGTTTAATGTCAATTTTGACGACTACAATCAATTTGCCGCTGACTTCCCATTTGAAGAGACCGTCGATCAACAAAACGCGATATTGCATGTGGTCAATGATATGCAAAAGAAAAAGCCAATGGATCGTTTAGTTTGTGGCGACGTTGGTTTTGGTAAAACAGAAGTAGCAATGCGTGCCGCCTTTGTTGCTGTTAACGACGGTAAACAAGTAGCTGTGCTCGTACCAACCACCTTGTTAGCCCAACAGCATTTTGAAAACTTTCGAGATCGATTTGCTAAGCACGCCATTCGAGTTGAACAGTTGTCTCGTTTTCGCAGCGCCAAGCAACAAAAGCAAGCCATAGAAGACGTTGAAAGCGGCAAAGTCGATATTGTTATTGGTACCCATAAACTGATTCAAGGCGATATCAATTTTCACGATCTTGGTCTATTAATCGTCGATGAAGAGCATCGTTTTGGTGTACGCCAGAAAGAGAAAATCACCTCACTACGCGCTAATATCGACATCTTGACCATGACCGCGACACCTATTCCACGTACATTGAACATGGCAATGAGCGGCATGCGTGATTTATCAATTATTGCAACTCCACCTTCGCGCCGTTTATCAGTAAATACCTTCGTTCGCCCATATGATGCAGCGTTAGTTAAAGAAGCAGTGCGCCGTGAAATTCTTCGTGGTGGTCAAGTTTATTTTCTGCATAACGATGTCGATAAAATTGAAGACATGGCCCAAGATTTAGAAGCGTTGCTTCCAGAAGCACGCATTGGCATTGCCCATGGCCAGATGGCCGAGCGCGAACTAGAAAAAGTTATGAGCGATTTCTACCACCAGCGCTACAATCTACTACTGTGTTCAACCATCATTGAAACTGGTATCGACGTACCAAGCGCCAATACAATCATAATTAACCGCGCAGACAAATTTGGCTTGGCCCAGCTCCATCAGCTGCGCGGTCGCGTTGGTCGTTCACACCACCAAGCTTATGCGTACATGTTAACGCCACCACCTAAGCAGTTAACACGCGATGCCCAAAAACGTCTTGAAGCGATAGAAAATTTAACCGATCTCGGTGCTGGTTTCGTACTAGCGACCCACGATTTGGAAATTCGTGGCGCTGGTGAACTACTCGGCGATGATCAAAGCGGTCAAATCCAAACCATTGGCTTTAGCCTCTACATGGAAATGCTCGACAGTGCGACAGAGGCGCTAAAACGCGGCGACCAGCCAAAACTGGATAATCTATTGCCGCAAGGCGGTGATGTTGACCTTAAGATTTCGGCTTTGTTACCAGAAGATTATATCTTTGATGTTAATACCCGCCTGTCACTGTATAAACGGATTGCTAACTGCGAAGATGATAAAGCACTGGATTCGATGCAAGTTGAACTTATCGATCGCTTCGGTTTATTACCTGATGCCGCTAAAAACCTGTTTACCGTGTCGCTTATCAAACTGCGCATCGCAGCGTTAGGTATCAAGCGACTCGAAGTTGGACTCAACGGCGGTCAGTTAGTATTTGGTGAAAACACCATTATCGATCTAGGCTACTTGATGTCATTGCTGCAAACCCAACCAGCAATATACAAGCTTGATGGACCTACTAAATTAAAATTTGCTATAAAAACAGAGAATGCCGCCGATAGACTAAATCTAGTCAATGCGATGTTGACTGAGTTTGAACGCAACACCACGGAGAAATAA
- a CDS encoding CsiV family protein has protein sequence MKHPISALSLLVSSLMFTSTSHASESWFEVEVIVFERLGQQTKQQFKEPVKHFNTEKTIRLVDDAFYGTAAPCPNLSQFERFSLLPKETITDENLESFAEPAVENTTVISPEAAEMSVENVAAEPEIEIIECVAPDDTLLQQAFVEKAKREEARALLIDSGVADSAQTVDNTSNISLAQQLTGEQPTPIDAESQSATSENTAAEDSSDEHTTESLQAQGLNDTEALAPVYNPDIYIPYPTEFEFNGVHYRAIEQQERRYKTPLTVFQTVELDNVETAEPQVNADEDQPPLLHNPESPYLLDQSRLEMSELVKKLRWQKDTKPLLHLGWRQPTLARHLAKPIHLFAGEDYSQEFDVNGQDKARLAQEAALAKEKLELEGQLQEESVVDKYSTSDTLVEPNTLPQPLPSTNIEDILGELKAQQPVEDQPLWRLDGLLKIYLNHYLFIETDFDLRKVEQVKQLINDDVTDELLEQELVLNDAFSNQENNAADVENPDTTSQTRFVSQLTSHPMKQHRRVRSKEIHYFDHSTLGMIIQIRRFKIPEPPTAPAS, from the coding sequence ATGAAGCACCCTATTAGCGCGTTATCATTATTGGTGAGCAGCTTAATGTTTACTTCAACCAGCCATGCTAGTGAATCATGGTTTGAAGTCGAGGTCATCGTATTTGAGAGGCTCGGACAGCAGACCAAGCAACAGTTTAAAGAGCCCGTAAAACATTTCAATACAGAGAAAACTATCCGCCTTGTTGACGATGCGTTTTATGGCACTGCCGCTCCTTGCCCGAATCTGAGTCAATTCGAGCGCTTCAGCCTGCTTCCCAAAGAAACGATAACGGACGAGAACCTTGAGTCTTTTGCTGAGCCAGCCGTTGAGAACACTACTGTAATATCGCCAGAAGCAGCGGAAATGTCCGTAGAAAACGTCGCAGCTGAGCCTGAGATCGAAATTATTGAGTGCGTAGCGCCTGATGATACCTTGCTACAACAAGCATTTGTTGAAAAAGCAAAACGTGAGGAAGCACGGGCCTTACTGATTGACTCAGGTGTCGCTGATAGCGCCCAAACAGTTGATAACACGAGTAACATCTCACTTGCCCAACAATTAACTGGCGAACAGCCAACGCCAATCGATGCAGAATCGCAATCAGCTACTTCAGAAAACACTGCAGCTGAAGATAGTTCGGACGAACACACCACTGAGAGTCTCCAAGCACAGGGACTAAACGATACAGAGGCTTTAGCACCAGTCTACAATCCTGATATCTATATCCCGTATCCTACAGAATTTGAATTTAACGGCGTTCATTACCGCGCTATCGAGCAGCAGGAAAGACGCTATAAAACTCCGCTTACCGTTTTCCAAACTGTTGAACTGGACAATGTAGAAACGGCTGAGCCTCAAGTTAACGCAGATGAGGATCAACCACCACTGCTCCATAATCCAGAATCTCCTTACCTGCTTGACCAATCACGCCTTGAAATGAGTGAACTGGTTAAGAAATTACGCTGGCAAAAAGACACTAAGCCGTTGCTGCATCTAGGCTGGCGTCAACCGACCCTTGCTCGTCATTTAGCAAAACCGATCCATTTATTCGCTGGTGAAGACTATTCACAGGAGTTCGACGTTAATGGGCAAGACAAAGCGCGTTTGGCACAAGAAGCTGCACTTGCAAAAGAAAAACTTGAATTAGAAGGACAATTACAAGAAGAAAGCGTGGTGGATAAGTATTCAACTTCTGACACCCTGGTGGAGCCAAATACACTACCACAGCCACTACCAAGCACCAATATTGAAGATATCCTTGGCGAATTAAAAGCACAACAACCAGTTGAAGACCAACCCCTTTGGCGTTTGGACGGTCTCCTTAAAATTTATTTGAATCACTATTTGTTTATTGAAACCGATTTTGATTTGCGAAAAGTTGAGCAAGTCAAACAACTTATCAACGATGATGTGACCGATGAATTATTAGAGCAAGAGCTTGTCTTAAACGACGCTTTTTCTAACCAAGAGAATAATGCAGCAGACGTTGAAAATCCTGATACGACTTCACAAACACGTTTTGTTAGTCAGTTAACTAGCCATCCCATGAAACAACACCGCCGTGTGCGCTCGAAAGAAATTCATTATTTCGATCATTCAACCCTTGGCATGATTATCCAAATTAGACGGTTTAAAATACCAGAACCGCCAACAGCACCGGCAAGCTAA